A window of Haloarchaeobius litoreus contains these coding sequences:
- a CDS encoding DUF1641 domain-containing protein, whose protein sequence is MAETPQELEAEELTEAIERNPEAVAEFVARLDRVNELLDVLELGTSALDDEMVTRLAGTGSTLAESADAMATDEAVRLAEAVGENGDELADAMATVAELQRNGTLDDLAALSDLLALANGALDDEMVMRLAATGSGLGELADTAAEPETVRGLERMLDAVGDASAEEPEPVGALGLVKATRDPEVKRGLGYLVAIARALGSA, encoded by the coding sequence ATGGCAGAAACCCCACAGGAGCTCGAGGCCGAGGAGCTCACCGAGGCCATCGAACGGAACCCCGAAGCCGTCGCCGAGTTCGTCGCCCGGCTCGACCGGGTGAACGAGCTGCTCGACGTGCTGGAACTCGGGACGAGCGCGCTGGACGACGAGATGGTCACCCGCCTCGCCGGCACCGGCTCGACGCTCGCCGAGTCCGCCGACGCGATGGCGACCGACGAGGCCGTCCGGCTCGCGGAGGCGGTCGGCGAGAACGGTGACGAGCTCGCCGACGCCATGGCCACGGTCGCCGAACTCCAGCGCAACGGGACGCTCGACGACCTCGCCGCGCTGTCGGACCTGCTCGCGCTCGCGAACGGCGCACTCGACGACGAGATGGTGATGCGTCTCGCCGCCACCGGCAGCGGACTGGGCGAACTCGCCGACACCGCTGCCGAGCCCGAGACCGTCCGCGGGCTCGAACGCATGCTGGACGCGGTCGGCGACGCCAGCGCCGAGGAGCCCGAGCCGGTCGGGGCGCTCGGGCTCGTGAAGGCGACCCGCGACCCCGAGGTCAAACGCGGGCTGGGCTACCTGGTCGCCATTGCCAGGGCGCTCGGCTCCGCGTGA